The bacterium genome includes a window with the following:
- a CDS encoding helix-turn-helix domain-containing protein has product MIHNSLTSDSLLSLREAADILGVSRSTLRRWAKQGDIAYFRISTRGDIRISREILSRFISDRLANSETDHN; this is encoded by the coding sequence TTGATACACAATTCGCTGACATCTGACTCGCTGCTCTCGCTCCGAGAAGCGGCCGACATTCTGGGAGTGTCGCGTTCAACCTTGAGGCGCTGGGCCAAGCAAGGAGATATTGCCTATTTCCGGATTAGCACTCGCGGCGACATTAGAATTTCACGTGAAATACTAAGTCGGTTCATTTCCGACCGGCTTGCCAACTCTGAAACCGATCATAATTGA
- a CDS encoding WYL domain-containing protein, with translation MQDHTSLQRALRILQRMSTHDRVTIEELYQLFDGEVTKRSLQRLMKSIEGANIPLTVEVGAHGEHHWSLHRNFDFIPIVLEPDELLAAILLGQFRELFAGTRIGESLERVYDRLEQIAPVDSVEMIDAFLNLRDGFAFHEPGKVDLRPAGPALLELFRALLLQRVCNVTYNGKQYPIHPYSLLLHRGAIYAVVFQPRHKNWIYLSLTKVAQLEVTNDVFERDQSFSLSEFLKSNFGLWRAEPELIEMKFSRTIRTSIEGRLWHSSQKILETVDGDIVLSMNVGVTEELIAWILRWGTYVQVLGPESLRKTLKERLHEMLSRYN, from the coding sequence ATGCAAGACCACACCTCCCTCCAGCGGGCGCTGCGCATTCTTCAGCGTATGTCCACTCATGACCGAGTGACAATTGAAGAGCTATATCAGCTCTTTGATGGAGAAGTTACCAAGCGATCGCTTCAACGATTGATGAAGTCCATTGAAGGCGCGAATATTCCTCTGACGGTCGAAGTCGGAGCGCACGGCGAACATCATTGGTCGTTGCATCGTAACTTTGATTTTATTCCGATTGTTCTCGAGCCGGATGAGCTGCTGGCTGCGATTCTGCTTGGGCAGTTCCGCGAATTGTTTGCAGGCACACGAATCGGTGAGAGCCTGGAACGAGTCTACGACCGGCTCGAACAGATTGCACCGGTTGACAGTGTGGAAATGATTGACGCATTCTTGAATCTGCGGGACGGGTTCGCCTTCCATGAGCCAGGCAAGGTTGATTTAAGACCTGCAGGACCGGCTCTTCTAGAGCTGTTTCGAGCTCTGCTTCTGCAGCGTGTATGCAATGTTACTTATAACGGCAAGCAGTATCCGATTCATCCTTACAGCCTGCTTCTTCATCGCGGTGCAATTTACGCCGTGGTCTTTCAGCCACGCCACAAGAACTGGATCTATCTGAGCCTCACCAAGGTTGCACAATTGGAGGTGACAAACGATGTCTTTGAACGCGACCAATCATTCAGCTTATCAGAATTCTTGAAGTCTAATTTTGGTTTGTGGCGGGCTGAGCCAGAGCTGATTGAAATGAAATTCAGCAGAACGATACGCACGTCGATCGAGGGACGACTTTGGCATTCGTCACAAAAAATTCTTGAAACAGTGGACGGGGACATTGTACTTTCCATGAATGTTGGGGTGACAGAAGAATTAATTGCATGGATCTTAAGATGGGGAACATATGTGCAAGTTCTCGGGCCTGAATCGCTTCGAAAGACACTCAAAGAGAGGCTTCACGAAATGCTATCGCGATATAATTGA
- a CDS encoding HAMP domain-containing histidine kinase, producing MPTILVWHQPQESWDRLVRWYNEDPAGGRSYLGHVTIEDDAGNTIKAVNFRLPVFAIFECQADSDTALELCVTYKDKQQFGMSLFDWPEMNKIGQEFKFLQSDFAERGNDHWDIWMKPCFLLPGGGLNGGDGLAFQVFAGWQQIPRGILVIDVATGKEVWHNWKAAPPDAVSLDSSRPDSLVILWAAGAPATGARAIDTADTCGYIIGLSATGRDLWKRGYPVTFSIVNCVSFDGLSGRASSFELVSAYDKEKQPTVLRRIDAYTGEILKERRLEVSDGRCYLAGSETGDGDRRLIVYNYHSKLTVFNDDLDSLWSTRHVSALYGTFDLNGDGTHEIPVTTPDGLLEVYDLDGNVLIAEKLHGLVKDTQRIRSGEISRVWMITDQAYTGYDITENRWYYAQFAAASSGYAVSVLIIFWLMAWSYRTRRAYVRARNEKLVLEGWAQLTAFQAHDSKKPIAVAQRTLDNLETRISQQYPDANVRAQIDRLRGEFGRMLQTTRQIQVVSRVNKPDFQEHDLNDLVANTVERMNLLELAPVVFKNSESHIRIRFDYRLVESLLENVIGNAMEASSNGCPVDVGIERAETGKDGILITVSDSGPGMSPEVIEGILQSKGSLKPGGQGLGILSAKWIAETHHGTLLIESQVGNGTTVSVFLPANGGE from the coding sequence GTGCCAACGATCTTGGTTTGGCACCAGCCGCAAGAGAGTTGGGACAGGCTGGTACGCTGGTATAATGAAGACCCCGCTGGCGGTCGTTCATATCTTGGCCATGTGACGATTGAGGACGATGCGGGAAACACAATCAAAGCAGTGAATTTTCGATTACCGGTTTTTGCTATCTTCGAGTGCCAAGCCGACTCGGACACTGCTCTTGAGTTGTGTGTGACCTACAAGGACAAGCAGCAGTTCGGTATGAGCCTTTTTGACTGGCCAGAGATGAACAAGATCGGGCAGGAATTCAAGTTCCTTCAGTCAGACTTTGCAGAACGTGGAAATGATCACTGGGATATATGGATGAAGCCTTGTTTTCTCTTGCCGGGTGGCGGCCTGAATGGAGGAGACGGGCTTGCGTTTCAGGTCTTTGCCGGCTGGCAGCAAATCCCACGAGGCATTCTAGTCATTGATGTCGCAACCGGAAAGGAAGTATGGCACAATTGGAAAGCCGCGCCGCCGGATGCAGTATCTCTTGACTCGTCTCGCCCGGATTCCCTCGTGATATTGTGGGCCGCCGGTGCGCCAGCGACTGGCGCACGCGCAATTGACACGGCAGACACCTGCGGGTACATTATCGGCCTCTCGGCAACAGGGCGTGATTTGTGGAAACGCGGGTATCCAGTGACGTTTTCCATTGTCAATTGCGTCAGCTTTGACGGTCTTTCTGGCCGCGCAAGTTCCTTCGAGCTTGTGTCGGCCTATGACAAGGAAAAGCAGCCGACCGTTCTGCGCAGAATTGATGCTTACACCGGGGAAATTCTGAAGGAACGGCGATTAGAAGTCTCGGATGGACGATGTTATCTTGCCGGTTCGGAGACAGGCGACGGCGATCGTAGGTTGATCGTCTACAATTACCATTCGAAGTTAACAGTCTTCAATGATGACTTGGACAGTTTGTGGTCCACCAGACACGTATCGGCCTTATATGGAACCTTTGACTTGAACGGGGACGGGACACACGAAATTCCGGTGACAACGCCTGATGGACTGCTGGAAGTCTATGATCTGGACGGAAATGTTCTTATCGCCGAGAAGCTGCATGGCCTGGTCAAAGATACGCAACGCATTCGGAGCGGAGAAATTTCCCGAGTATGGATGATCACCGACCAAGCCTACACGGGATATGACATCACTGAAAACCGATGGTACTATGCTCAATTTGCGGCGGCTTCAAGCGGCTATGCCGTTAGCGTTTTGATCATCTTCTGGTTGATGGCATGGTCGTACCGTACTCGACGTGCCTACGTTCGTGCGCGGAACGAGAAACTCGTACTTGAAGGATGGGCACAGCTTACCGCGTTTCAGGCGCATGATAGCAAGAAGCCCATTGCGGTAGCACAGCGGACTCTTGACAATCTTGAGACCAGGATATCGCAACAGTATCCCGATGCAAACGTCAGAGCGCAAATAGACAGATTACGAGGCGAGTTTGGACGAATGCTGCAGACAACGAGGCAAATTCAAGTGGTCAGTCGTGTCAACAAACCAGATTTTCAAGAGCACGACCTCAACGATCTTGTGGCAAACACTGTTGAGCGCATGAATCTGCTTGAATTAGCACCGGTCGTCTTCAAGAATTCGGAAAGTCATATTAGGATCCGCTTCGATTACAGACTTGTGGAGTCTCTTCTTGAAAATGTAATTGGGAATGCCATGGAGGCTTCAAGTAATGGCTGCCCTGTGGACGTAGGGATTGAACGCGCCGAAACGGGTAAGGATGGAATATTGATTACCGTTTCGGACAGCGGTCCGGGAATGAGTCCCGAGGTAATAGAAGGAATTCTTCAATCAAAGGGAAGCTTAAAGCCCGGAGGTCAGGGGCTCGGAATTCTAAGCGCAAAATGGATCGCTGAGACTCATCATGGCACTCTTCTTATTGAAAGCCAAGTAGGCAATGGAACAACCGTATCAGTTTTCTTGCCGGCAAACGGAGGTGAATAG
- a CDS encoding T9SS type A sorting domain-containing protein has translation MARSAKFFTNFLALAVSAVCFASESNGNIQTKYRACDSGREVQFTTPVPVASPAAPAYVVPSGGGEIPISAVGSLLWQVGDAVGLMDNVAIADNGSIAAIGVSLNNHSLRVFDAVSGALNYEVPGNDGLSSVAVSPNGSHVVWCQNRALRVYPGDEGNEIWSLTLEGNHSFNGMALSSDGEWIVALATIGPDTFAVMLLSTATGEQIGESYIPNTISNNHWIGAKISGDGSRIVATTRFRIYVLDSQTGAVVWNEDGRNTEHPATISGDGRIIATAANNDGKVHCYIWDEANSTYIQFWEYRFSGGTSNWGTATAVSRNGETIAAGSMQFTSTGFEGYVAVFETNGGGVPLWVSAGMGDLVGGMEISDDGLTIAACSWGYLNDSQPDIRVWQKYSSTPFYTYTHPGSPNDLDISADGTRLIAGGKGVHNRTFGNGGRAYVFELDLEGGSVGGSVDIQGTNDDSGVWIEAIGTHLHAFSSASGAYQIDHIPAGTYTITARKLGYSTASVSNVVVTEDGLTGGVNFVLTPMESPPQNLIAVSGQLTTIGLSWDLAGLARERARELEALYAVGDILQNPALLPGPVRSIVEPGWALNSEPRNGRDGVLDDPDSIHVWRAPLSGGPYSLVASISGSLTSYNDSLNVYPGVTYYYVVTGVYSNGETSYSNEAAGALDDSYLVYDPVVPAIVNPVVFDGILSPNEWSDAVRIDISDVLGYDGRNAPQTAFLYMKYDDTADMLYLACEDHANPSLDDGEGFGIYVDDDDSDTWTYSRPGSEGNYWAYYFASGSTLRYRSLSGAPYNVDPYYSFTNPQIGFSTSAGYFTGEVAIPLGFHELYETALYGPDKTPGIGFFVIQRQAGVAIFDGYWPQNIPSIVSNPEYFSNSSIQATLAVPPAAPGNVQVTRNGNLLNVTWEDPTLGIDDLPVAGLAGIKLYRNGELLDYVPIGEEVYTDETVAYGAWYDYSLSGFIMEGEEDFDGPRSLAVGEYAGAAPEVEYLVYDDGTWEFFMIVSGLYDQNRFAVRCDMPPDRDFVYTVQLAVNSIAPIGIGVADDNGGVPGAQQFGPYFIIPPVALELFTVHIPGENPPAPFGSFWTTLDWASDRPSEPGIATDGNGNEGRSFWHQGATGWQNQPSNFMIRTGVGDIVSEANQSAPGIVYEYGLQQNYPNPFNPETVIPFTLGRSGDAQLAIYNITGQLITTLVSGNQPAGHHVVRWNGRDAGGVDLSSGIYFARLTSGEFTQTRKLMLLK, from the coding sequence ATGGCAAGATCGGCAAAATTTTTCACAAACTTCCTAGCGCTGGCCGTGTCGGCTGTCTGCTTTGCATCTGAGTCAAATGGAAACATTCAGACGAAGTATCGGGCGTGCGACTCTGGTCGGGAGGTGCAGTTCACCACCCCGGTTCCGGTCGCCTCCCCGGCTGCGCCGGCGTATGTGGTCCCGTCCGGGGGCGGTGAAATTCCCATTTCGGCAGTCGGCAGTCTGCTGTGGCAGGTAGGTGATGCGGTCGGTTTGATGGACAACGTGGCCATCGCCGATAATGGCAGCATTGCCGCTATCGGAGTTAGTCTGAACAACCACAGCCTGCGGGTATTTGATGCAGTCTCAGGGGCTCTAAACTACGAGGTGCCTGGCAACGATGGGCTGAGCAGCGTGGCAGTAAGCCCGAACGGGTCTCATGTCGTGTGGTGTCAGAATCGGGCCTTACGGGTTTATCCCGGCGATGAAGGAAACGAGATTTGGTCCCTGACCCTCGAAGGCAATCACAGCTTTAACGGAATGGCACTTTCAAGCGATGGAGAGTGGATCGTCGCTTTGGCCACTATTGGACCGGACACATTTGCCGTCATGCTCCTATCCACGGCAACGGGTGAACAAATTGGGGAATCCTACATTCCCAATACGATTTCCAATAACCACTGGATTGGCGCGAAAATATCGGGCGACGGTTCCAGGATTGTGGCAACCACCCGTTTCCGCATATATGTTCTCGATTCACAGACGGGAGCGGTTGTTTGGAACGAAGATGGCCGCAACACCGAACATCCGGCCACGATATCGGGTGATGGCCGGATTATCGCCACGGCAGCGAACAATGATGGCAAAGTGCATTGCTATATCTGGGATGAGGCCAACTCCACGTACATTCAATTCTGGGAGTATCGGTTCAGCGGCGGAACCTCGAACTGGGGCACAGCTACCGCGGTCTCGCGAAATGGCGAGACGATTGCCGCCGGCTCCATGCAGTTCACATCGACGGGATTCGAAGGGTATGTGGCGGTGTTTGAGACGAACGGAGGCGGAGTCCCGCTTTGGGTGTCTGCTGGTATGGGTGACCTCGTCGGCGGAATGGAAATCTCCGACGATGGGCTGACCATCGCCGCATGTTCCTGGGGATATCTGAACGACAGCCAACCGGATATCCGCGTCTGGCAGAAGTACAGCTCGACCCCCTTTTACACATACACACACCCCGGTTCTCCCAACGATTTGGACATATCAGCTGACGGAACAAGATTAATTGCCGGCGGAAAGGGTGTTCACAACCGGACTTTTGGAAATGGTGGCCGCGCGTATGTTTTTGAGCTCGACCTCGAAGGCGGAAGCGTTGGCGGCAGCGTGGACATTCAGGGCACAAATGACGATTCTGGCGTATGGATTGAAGCGATTGGAACCCACTTGCATGCCTTTTCATCGGCTTCCGGTGCCTATCAAATCGACCATATTCCAGCGGGTACTTACACTATAACAGCCCGCAAGCTTGGCTATTCGACGGCATCAGTCAGCAACGTTGTCGTCACTGAAGATGGCTTGACTGGCGGAGTGAACTTCGTTCTCACGCCAATGGAATCACCGCCGCAGAATCTAATAGCCGTGAGCGGGCAGTTAACAACCATCGGCCTGTCCTGGGATTTGGCTGGACTAGCCCGGGAACGTGCCCGCGAACTTGAGGCTCTCTATGCCGTTGGGGACATTCTGCAGAATCCGGCCCTCTTGCCAGGACCGGTCAGATCGATTGTTGAGCCGGGTTGGGCACTAAACTCTGAACCTCGCAACGGCCGAGACGGAGTTCTTGACGACCCGGATTCTATCCATGTCTGGCGCGCCCCGTTGTCCGGCGGTCCGTACAGTCTTGTCGCTTCCATTTCCGGTTCATTGACGTCCTATAACGACAGTCTGAATGTCTATCCCGGCGTAACTTACTACTACGTTGTAACTGGGGTATACAGCAACGGAGAAACAAGCTATTCAAACGAAGCGGCAGGCGCTCTGGACGACTCTTATTTGGTTTACGACCCGGTCGTGCCGGCAATCGTCAACCCTGTAGTGTTTGACGGAATTCTCTCGCCCAACGAATGGTCGGATGCTGTACGCATAGACATTTCCGATGTTCTGGGGTACGACGGTCGAAATGCTCCGCAAACGGCGTTCTTGTACATGAAGTACGATGACACAGCTGACATGCTGTATCTCGCTTGTGAAGATCACGCGAATCCTTCACTTGATGACGGTGAAGGTTTCGGCATCTACGTGGACGATGACGATTCCGACACATGGACCTACTCACGCCCCGGAAGTGAAGGGAATTACTGGGCCTATTACTTTGCGTCGGGTTCGACACTCAGATATCGCTCACTGTCCGGTGCGCCGTACAATGTTGATCCGTATTACTCATTCACAAACCCGCAAATCGGGTTTTCGACATCCGCAGGCTATTTCACAGGCGAGGTTGCCATTCCGCTTGGATTTCATGAACTCTATGAAACTGCCCTTTACGGACCTGATAAGACTCCGGGCATCGGCTTCTTCGTCATTCAGCGTCAAGCCGGAGTTGCAATTTTCGACGGCTATTGGCCGCAAAACATCCCCTCGATCGTAAGTAATCCGGAGTACTTCAGCAACTCGTCTATTCAGGCCACTCTGGCGGTTCCACCAGCGGCGCCTGGGAATGTTCAAGTGACAAGAAACGGAAACCTTCTTAACGTGACATGGGAAGACCCGACGCTTGGCATCGACGATTTGCCGGTCGCTGGACTTGCCGGCATAAAGCTGTACCGCAACGGCGAACTCCTGGACTATGTTCCGATCGGCGAAGAGGTCTACACGGATGAAACGGTCGCCTATGGCGCGTGGTATGACTATTCTCTGAGCGGATTTATCATGGAAGGAGAAGAAGATTTCGACGGACCCCGGTCGCTTGCCGTCGGCGAGTACGCCGGTGCGGCGCCCGAAGTTGAGTATTTGGTCTACGACGACGGCACATGGGAGTTTTTCATGATTGTCTCGGGCTTGTACGATCAGAACCGCTTTGCGGTGCGATGCGACATGCCGCCGGACCGTGACTTTGTTTATACTGTCCAATTAGCAGTAAACTCTATTGCGCCGATTGGAATTGGCGTGGCGGATGACAACGGTGGAGTTCCCGGTGCACAGCAGTTCGGACCCTATTTCATTATTCCGCCGGTGGCTCTCGAGCTTTTCACAGTGCATATTCCCGGTGAGAATCCACCCGCTCCGTTCGGGTCATTCTGGACAACACTTGACTGGGCATCCGACCGTCCGTCAGAGCCCGGGATCGCGACCGACGGAAACGGCAACGAAGGGCGCAGCTTCTGGCACCAAGGGGCAACCGGTTGGCAGAATCAGCCTTCAAACTTCATGATTCGGACCGGAGTAGGCGATATCGTATCGGAAGCCAATCAATCTGCACCCGGTATCGTCTATGAATACGGTTTACAGCAAAACTACCCCAATCCATTCAATCCCGAGACGGTGATTCCGTTCACACTGGGAAGGAGCGGCGACGCACAACTGGCGATTTACAACATTACTGGTCAGCTTATTACAACACTCGTCAGCGGCAATCAGCCCGCCGGTCACCACGTTGTAAGATGGAACGGCCGCGATGCCGGAGGCGTGGATCTTTCAAGCGGGATCTATTTCGCGCGACTGACTTCCGGCGAGTTCACGCAGACCAGGAAACTGATGCTGCTGAAATAA
- a CDS encoding sigma-54-dependent Fis family transcriptional regulator: MARKSIVLIIEDDRALREELTDTFELEEYEVWQAQDCASAKKVLEQAQPDAILLDIQLPDGDGLELLPWILREHAGIPVVIGTAHATYDRAVRAIRQGAYDFIEKTANREELLLPIRNAVEKRRLERVQAGLRRQLRGDNYLIAESGIMKELLARIDRIAATDEKVLLTGESGTGKELVAEYLHSQSKRADGPYIPFNCAAFPETLVESELFGYEQGSHATAYSRKDGLFHAADGGTIFLDEIGDMSTSVQTKLLRVLENGMVRRIGQNAEAKVDVRVIAATNKDLAARVKLKEFREDLYERLNVFTFNIPPLRERIEDMFLILERELAVAATKFDRRPPALSPEAKATLAALSWEGNVRTVQRLAKRLTAYVAGDTVYPEDIRRVIGQPDHEPETFRQSRVRWEREWFSKLLMATGGNRTRAAQIADIDPKTLYTKLRDLGLGEISPD; encoded by the coding sequence GTGGCGCGCAAGAGTATTGTTTTGATAATTGAAGATGACCGCGCATTGCGAGAAGAACTGACCGACACGTTTGAACTCGAGGAGTATGAGGTCTGGCAAGCACAGGACTGTGCGTCAGCGAAGAAGGTCCTTGAGCAAGCGCAACCTGATGCAATACTGCTTGATATTCAGTTGCCGGACGGAGACGGGTTGGAATTGCTGCCTTGGATTCTACGCGAGCATGCGGGAATTCCCGTTGTAATCGGTACGGCACACGCAACCTATGATCGAGCCGTTCGCGCCATTCGGCAAGGTGCGTATGATTTCATCGAGAAGACCGCTAATCGCGAGGAACTGCTGCTCCCAATTCGGAATGCCGTTGAGAAGCGTAGACTCGAAAGAGTGCAGGCAGGGCTTCGCAGGCAGTTGCGAGGAGACAACTATCTCATCGCCGAAAGCGGAATCATGAAGGAACTGCTGGCAAGAATCGACCGGATTGCTGCAACTGATGAAAAGGTTCTGCTGACCGGGGAGAGCGGTACTGGAAAGGAGCTTGTTGCCGAGTATCTTCACTCTCAGAGTAAACGCGCAGACGGGCCTTATATTCCGTTTAACTGCGCTGCGTTTCCGGAAACTCTCGTCGAAAGCGAGTTGTTCGGGTACGAGCAGGGTTCACACGCCACGGCCTATAGCCGCAAAGACGGGCTATTTCACGCGGCCGATGGGGGAACCATATTCCTGGACGAAATTGGAGACATGTCAACTAGCGTACAGACAAAACTGCTGCGCGTCCTTGAGAATGGAATGGTGCGTCGGATCGGACAGAATGCCGAAGCAAAAGTAGATGTGCGAGTCATTGCGGCGACAAACAAGGATTTAGCGGCTAGAGTAAAACTAAAGGAATTTCGGGAGGATTTGTACGAAAGGCTGAATGTGTTTACATTCAATATCCCGCCGTTGAGAGAGCGTATTGAGGACATGTTCCTTATCCTCGAACGTGAACTTGCTGTTGCGGCCACGAAATTTGACCGTCGACCGCCTGCGCTTTCCCCCGAGGCAAAGGCAACTCTGGCCGCGTTGAGTTGGGAAGGCAATGTCCGTACGGTCCAGCGATTGGCCAAGCGTCTTACGGCGTATGTTGCAGGTGACACAGTCTATCCCGAGGACATTAGAAGAGTAATTGGCCAGCCGGATCACGAGCCCGAGACGTTCCGACAATCCAGAGTGAGATGGGAACGGGAGTGGTTCAGCAAGTTACTCATGGCCACAGGAGGCAACAGAACAAGGGCCGCTCAAATTGCTGATATCGACCCAAAGACCTTGTATACTAAACTCAGAGATCTCGGACTCGGGGAGATTTCACCCGATTGA
- a CDS encoding cytidylate kinase-like family protein, with translation MKNPLPSRAEQNLEAQIRVASRLKELSTSREHAPKPFITISRQFGCEAVALAEYLAPQLDSCEKLDTGSWQVYSRRLIEAMADQQYSYDQLMSALDSRARTAIEDFFDTIFGQISDLRLLHKLVSTMRATASLGHCIIVGRGGAIVTHDLPGGLHIRLVAPEEYRLRGLMERRGWSVEEALRHMREQDMARRSFYQKYLHRDSNEQEIYDLILNTARLTQVEMAEQVVSLFRSRLTKFTNR, from the coding sequence ATGAAAAATCCATTACCTTCCCGCGCTGAACAGAATCTTGAAGCGCAGATACGTGTAGCTTCGCGGCTGAAGGAGCTTTCAACTTCCCGTGAACACGCGCCGAAACCATTTATAACTATCTCGCGTCAATTTGGCTGTGAAGCTGTTGCACTTGCTGAATACTTGGCACCGCAACTGGATTCCTGTGAAAAGTTGGACACCGGCTCGTGGCAAGTTTACAGCCGCCGCCTAATTGAAGCAATGGCCGATCAGCAATACTCGTATGACCAGTTGATGTCCGCCCTTGATTCCAGAGCGCGCACTGCTATTGAGGATTTCTTCGACACAATCTTCGGCCAGATTTCCGACTTACGACTTCTTCATAAGCTTGTCAGCACAATGAGAGCAACTGCGTCTCTTGGTCACTGCATTATTGTGGGGCGCGGAGGTGCAATCGTTACACACGATCTCCCCGGAGGATTGCATATCAGACTGGTGGCTCCGGAGGAATACAGGCTGCGCGGACTGATGGAGCGGCGCGGCTGGAGTGTCGAGGAAGCACTAAGACATATGCGCGAGCAGGATATGGCACGAAGGAGTTTTTATCAGAAGTACTTGCATCGCGACTCAAATGAGCAGGAGATCTATGATCTCATCCTGAATACGGCGCGGCTGACACAAGTAGAAATGGCCGAACAGGTGGTCTCACTGTTTCGAAGCAGGCTGACAAAATTTACCAATCGTTGA
- a CDS encoding peptide MFS transporter translates to MTSHSVANTPAVKHRHPPGLTVLFFTEMWERFSFYCMLAILALYMNESLGFDTKTVGQVYGGYIALVYFSPLFGGLLADRWLGFRKAILIGGVFMGMGHLLLAFPPLPTFFAGLCCLIIGNGLFKPNISVLLGNLYRDMPEKRDDAYNIFYMGINVGAFFSPIVAAYLRNNFGWHWAFGAAGVGMMFSLLIFTLFRKHVLAGDVAAMKAAADVNPNAVALTPKQERARINALLLVFGVVIVFWMAFHQNGFTLTFWARDCTDTTWSPELFQVINPAFVLLFTPLLVLLWTLLRKRNAEPSTAAKIGIGMLLTAAAYTIMTFAGLAGGDTGRVSEWWLVSTYAVITIGELCLSPMGLSLVNKVAPARMRGLLMGGWFAATATGNYLCGLVGGLWDDMPHSTFFAILVAASLGAAALLFMVIKHIRPTIQEAEAHATTK, encoded by the coding sequence ATGACTAGTCACTCTGTCGCTAACACTCCCGCGGTCAAACACAGGCATCCGCCGGGGCTGACCGTACTATTCTTTACTGAGATGTGGGAGCGCTTCAGTTTTTACTGTATGCTCGCGATTCTCGCGCTGTACATGAACGAGAGTCTGGGGTTCGACACTAAAACAGTCGGACAGGTATATGGTGGATACATCGCCCTGGTCTATTTCAGCCCGTTGTTCGGCGGGTTGCTGGCCGACCGATGGCTCGGGTTCCGCAAAGCCATCCTCATTGGCGGTGTTTTCATGGGCATGGGGCATTTGTTGCTCGCCTTTCCGCCGTTGCCCACGTTTTTTGCCGGACTCTGCTGCCTGATTATCGGCAACGGATTATTCAAGCCAAACATCTCCGTATTGTTGGGCAATCTGTACAGGGACATGCCTGAAAAGCGGGACGACGCGTATAATATCTTTTACATGGGTATTAACGTCGGCGCGTTCTTTTCACCGATTGTCGCCGCATATCTTCGCAATAATTTTGGTTGGCACTGGGCGTTCGGAGCGGCCGGTGTCGGCATGATGTTTTCGCTCTTGATTTTTACGCTCTTTCGCAAACACGTTTTGGCAGGCGACGTTGCGGCAATGAAGGCCGCCGCGGACGTGAATCCGAACGCAGTGGCACTGACTCCGAAACAGGAACGTGCACGAATCAACGCATTGTTGCTAGTCTTTGGCGTGGTCATCGTGTTCTGGATGGCCTTCCATCAAAACGGATTCACCCTTACGTTTTGGGCTCGTGATTGCACGGACACAACGTGGTCGCCGGAATTATTCCAGGTGATTAACCCCGCGTTTGTCTTGCTGTTCACACCGCTTCTGGTCTTGTTGTGGACGCTGCTGCGCAAGCGAAATGCCGAGCCATCCACAGCAGCGAAAATTGGTATTGGCATGCTCCTGACTGCCGCGGCATATACTATCATGACATTTGCAGGTCTTGCCGGAGGAGATACTGGACGTGTTAGCGAGTGGTGGCTCGTATCCACCTATGCGGTCATCACCATAGGCGAGCTATGCCTTTCACCCATGGGACTTTCGCTCGTGAACAAGGTTGCTCCGGCCAGAATGCGCGGCCTGCTGATGGGCGGTTGGTTCGCCGCTACTGCAACCGGAAATTATCTTTGCGGCCTTGTCGGCGGATTGTGGGATGACATGCCTCACAGCACGTTCTTTGCGATTCTGGTCGCGGCATCGCTAGGTGCTGCGGCGCTGCTGTTCATGGTGATCAAACATATCAGACCGACAATTCAAGAGGCTGAAGCTCACGCGACCACGAAGTAA